Proteins found in one Pararge aegeria chromosome 12, ilParAegt1.1, whole genome shotgun sequence genomic segment:
- the LOC120628120 gene encoding cytochrome b-c1 complex subunit 6, mitochondrial-like, producing MSDKVMPVVKAEEAEEEELVDPQQALRDECSQKPDAQNLWGKYQECNDRVNSRSNTAETCEEELIDYIHILDKCVNKDLFKRLK from the exons ATGTCCGATAAAGTGATGCCTGTGGTGAAGGCGGAGGAAGCAGAGGAAGAAGAATTAGTGGATCCTCAGCAAGCACTACGA gaTGAGTGCAGCCAGAAACCTGATGCCCAGAATTTGTGGGGAAAGTACCAGGAGTGCAATGACCGTGTTAACTCCCGTTCAAACACTGCAGAAACCTGTGAAGAGGAGCTGATTGACTACATACACATCCTTGATAAATGTGTGAACAAGGACCTTTTCAAAAGGctaaagtag